A portion of the Apus apus isolate bApuApu2 chromosome 3, bApuApu2.pri.cur, whole genome shotgun sequence genome contains these proteins:
- the GPR6 gene encoding G-protein coupled receptor 6, with amino-acid sequence MRAPPPPLSAPGPAQPRAAMEAAVEAAMEAAAALNGSGPAAPRLPGGAGGGSGTNESLELSSRPPAPAGLNPWDVMLCVSGTAIACENALVVAIICSSPALRTPMFALVGSLATADLLAGLGLILNFVFQYVVRSETVSLLTVGFLVASFAASVSSLLAITVDRYLSLYNALTYYSERTVLCVHTMLAGAWGVSLCLGLLPVLGWNCLHDRSACSVVRPLTKSNVTLLSASFFLVFLIMLHLYIEICKIVCRHAHQIALQQHFLTASHYVATKKGVSTLAIILGTFGASWLPFAIYCVVGDPNYPSVYTYATLLPATYNSMINPIIYAYRNQEIQRSMWVLFCGCFQAKVSFRSRSPSDV; translated from the coding sequence aTGCGCGCCCCTCCGCCCCCGCTCAgcgccccgggccccgcgcAGCCGCGGGCGGCGATGGAGGCGGCGGTGGAGGCGGCGATGGAGGCAGCGGCGGCGCTGAACGGCAGCGGTCCGGCCGCCCCCCGGCTGCCGGGCGGTgccggcggcggcagcggcacCAACGAGTCGCTGGAGCTGTCGTCGCGAccccccgcgcccgccgggCTCAACCCTTGGGACGTGATGCTCTGCGTCTCCGGCACCGCCATCGCCTGCGAGAACGCGCTGGTGGTGGCCATCATCTGCTCCTCGCCCGCCCTGCGCACCCCCATGTTCGCGCTGGTGGGCAGCCTGGCCACCGCCGACCTGCTGGCCGGCCTGGGGCTCATCCTCAACTTCGTGTTCCAGTACGTGGTCCGCTCCGAGACGGTCAGCCTGCTGACGGTGGGCTTCCTCGTCGCCTCCTTCGCCGCCTCCGTCAGCAGCTTGCTGGCCATCACGGTGGATCGCTACCTCTCCCTCTACAACGCCCTCACCTACTACTCGGAGCGGACGGTGCTGTGTGTGCACACCATGCTGGCGGGGGCCTGGGGGGTGTCcctctgcctggggctgctgcccgtCCTGGGCTGGAACTGCCTCCACGACCGCAGCGCCTGCAGCGTCGTCAGGCCCTTGACCAAGAGCAACGTGACCCTGCTGTCCGCCTCCTTCTTCCTCGTTTTCCTCATCATGCTCCATCTCTACATCGAGATCTGCAAGATCGTCTGCAGGCATGCCCACCAGATAGCCCTCCAGCAGCACTTTCTGACTGCTTCCCACTACGTTGCCACCAAAAAAGGGGTCTCTACCCTGGCCATCATCCTGGGGACTTTCGGGGCCAGCTGGCTGCCTTTTGCCATCTACTGCGTGGTGGGGGACCCCAACTACCCTTCCGTCTACACCTATGCCACGCTCCTACCTGCCACCTACAACTCCATGATCAACCCCATCATCTATGCCTACAGAAACCAGGAGATCCAGAGGTCCATGTGGGTGCTGTTCTGTGGCTGCTTTCAGGCTAAAGTGTCCTTTCGCTCCCGGTCCCCCAGTGACGTCTGA